Within the Medicago truncatula cultivar Jemalong A17 chromosome 4, MtrunA17r5.0-ANR, whole genome shotgun sequence genome, the region CTTGTGCCGCTAATGTACTCAAGGTTTGGTGtcttttatttgttgttgttgtgatgagcAATTCGCTTTCATGTCAGTTGTCCAGGCTAATTAGTTTATTAATGCTTTTAGAATGTTGGTGCTgtaacatcaacatcaactagAACACCAATTTACAAAGCCTTTGCTAAAGGAGAAAACATTGGTGATGTCACTGCTAAAGGAGAATGTGTTGGCAATATTGCAGACCTGGTATATTTATCAACTTCAACAGTTATTTTTGAATGTAGTCTTGTTAAATTTTGGTGCCATCTTTTCTTGTAACAATATTGCAGTCAGGAACTCTTTGTTTCATTAAAAtatcacttttattttgaaatattttagtatgttgaagcttttaaaatattttgaatttaaaaatgtaTGCTTTCTAGGTTTTTGGGTGTATAAACTTGATACATCTAGTTCTGAATGTATAAAGTCATCTAAAAGCAACATCCAATTAAACCTATAAAATTGTTATGATGTAAGGTAGCCAATTGAGCATTATAAACAGCTTTCAGTATATTACAGTATGACATATTGTGCTTTCTATTTGccattaaaacaattttatattttagctTGTGCTTTTCTTGTCACTAAACTAACTtatctccaagtttttttttaaagggtcatgctaacaagtgccctaagggcacttgttaaagACTTAAATTAGAAatgattgatgaaatttttcaagataaattttccattttaaacttcttaacaagtgcccttaggggacttgttagcatttcccgtTTTTAAATACCTTTAGAATCTTGTATAAAGGAATTTTGCACTGGTAACCTTGAATTTTGCTTTTCCCTCTTTTGATGAAATCAAATACTGAATCTCTTTTGCAATTTGCAGTTAGGTACTGGGTTCAGCATAATGATTGCCAAAAGTAATCCGTCTCTTATCACCACCTTTTCCCTCCTTTCATGTGGATATATCCTTAGCTCTTATAAAGAGGTTTGGTTTTATGTTTCTAATTATGATGCGTATGTTATGTAGCTGTATATCAAATCCGGTGGTTTTGACAATAATGCTTATTGTATCGATAGGTAAAATCTGTGGTTTTGCACACACTTAACTCTGCAAGATTCAGTGTGGCGGTAGATTCATTCCTCAAGACAGGTATTGTAACACTTTTGTAGTTGCACCAGCATCCCaacacaatatataatatatcttccaatatatatatgttggaaattccgccttaatTGTGGTCCGCCCCTAGTCGCCTAAATTGCGACCTTTGGTTagccttcattgcagcctccaacaccttcattgtgttgacTTTGAGGGGGTgaatttagtcccacatcggatagataggacTTTTGAGAAGAGTTattaaagaggaggcactcctcaccttacaagccggttttgtaaggatgagttgggccccaaatttcaacaatatatatatatatatatatatatatatatataaagagagagggagagagagagagagagggagagagagagattggtTGTGTATCTTTTTTACATCATCAAATAGTCAATCTTTGTCGTAATTGTTGAGCGATCTGTTCTCATTTACAAAGTCATTTTAATGTCTGCAAGAACTAAAGTTCTCTGATATACTATTCTGCCATATGCTTCATTCGTATTTTAACTGAGCTAATCCATTTCAGGACAAGTTCCCACTTTGCGGGAGGGcaatttgaatatatatatatataaagagagagggagagagagagagagggagagagagagattggtTGTGTATCTTTTTTACATCATCAAATAGTCAATCTTTGTCGTAATTGTTGAGCGATCTGTTCTCATTTACAAAGTCATTTTAATGTCTGCAAGAACTAAAGTTCTCTGATATACTATTCTGCCATATGCTTCATTCGTATTTTAACTGAGCTAATCCATTTCAGGACAAGTTCCCACTTTGCGGGAGGGCAATTTGAATGAGGACATATTTAGTTTTCCATGGAAAGATAGACCTGTTGTCCTTGGTATTACAATGGACTGAAATAATTTTACTTGTCAACTCCACCCATTTTGTCTAAATAattaaaactgttttttttttttttaaatgactgtGTAGGATCAAGAATCAAGGACGCTTTCCAAAGCCCTAGTGCATATGTTGCCATAGAGCCCTTGTTTGATGTATGTCCTTTACTGAgagcaaaataatttttaactaTCCCGAATATTTATACTTTGATTGACATTTCTCTATGATACATCCTTGCGTTCTTTTAAATTGATTGCAGAAGGAGAGGTATATTGTAACATATAATCCTTCAAAATCTAAGGTCCATGCTGTCCTCAAAGATCAGGCGAAGTCAGACGACATTCTAAAAGCAGCATTCCATGTGAGATATATGACTGTCTTGCAACTTTATAGCACAGTTGGGGAGTTCTTATTTCGGAAAGTACTTAAAATAACCTTATTTTCCAGGCTCACGTGCTCTCGAATTTTATAAAGTCGTTGAATGAAAGTAAGGGCTCGTCTTGGAAGCAAGGGGATGATCTTAATTCAAGTGTGATGCTCACAGCTGCTGATCTTGAGGCTTGTATTGCTGATTCTTgtaaagttgtcacaaatgcTTACTGGCTTTTCAAGAATAAAGCCCATGAACAGGTAATGGAGCAAGGCTATCTTGTTTGTTCTGCATCATTAGATGTCTACACTAAAATATTTGTGGACCTGcctttgaataagttgtttttttcaaATGTAATTT harbors:
- the LOC11439242 gene encoding protein root UVB sensitive 6, with the translated sequence MAPLNPLNVKKQTPNISSPSSQDILIRETLRISAQLASSTPPLLDTTTPSTLRFICCEEIDGRRWNYVAETNASGQFKNNSFRSLSLQTPKPPLDEMMSFITSYVVPEGFPHTVTPSYVPYMTWRALKHFFGGAMGVFTTQTLLSSVGVSRNRATPAAAAVAINWILKDGAGRVGKMLFARQGKKFDYDLKQLRFTGDLLMELGAGVELATAAMPHLFLPLACAANVLKNVGAVTSTSTRTPIYKAFAKGENIGDVTAKGECVGNIADLLGTGFSIMIAKSNPSLITTFSLLSCGYILSSYKEVKSVVLHTLNSARFSVAVDSFLKTGQVPTLREGNLNEDIFSFPWKDRPVVLGSRIKDAFQSPSAYVAIEPLFDKERYIVTYNPSKSKVHAVLKDQAKSDDILKAAFHAHVLSNFIKSLNESKGSSWKQGDDLNSSVMLTAADLEACIADSCKVVTNAYWLFKNKAHEQGWTMSESLLNPGRARLCQS